In a single window of the Amycolatopsis sp. cg5 genome:
- a CDS encoding beta-ketoacyl synthase N-terminal-like domain-containing protein, which yields MSVRVDSKPEPVAVVGIGCRLPGDTTTPDAFWDLLRRGVNTTSDIPDDRWEPYAELGAEAASVLRDTVRRGSFLRDMDGFDADFFGLSPREAELMDPQQRILLEVAWEALEHAGVPPRSLAGSETGVFVGSCTDDYRRQLLEDVAHMDAWSGIGAARCGVANRISHVLDLRGPSLAVDTACSASLVALHLACQSLRSAETGLALVAGVNLLISPGETVTLNLAGALAADGRSKAFDATADGYGRGEGCGVLVLKLLADAQRDGDRVLAVVRGSAVSQDGHTNGIMAPNGDAQRQVMESACRHAGVDPRTVGFVEAHGTGTLVGDPLEAAALSAVYGADRADDGCYIGSVKTNIGHLEGAAGVVSVIKAVLALWHAEIPASLLVSEPNPAIPWQDNGLRIATEHVAWPADGRPRRASVSGFGYGGTIGHIVLEQAPARPPARPDGPPRDRLFTVSAASEEALRRRARELADWLTRTGEISLDSLGHSLAVRRSHLGYRAAIVASDAAELSEKLRAFAEDEDEDAVATPVDGGLVLVFSGHGSQWIGMGRGLLATEPAFAAVLDELVPVFTEELGRTPRQVLLDGDLDDVVLIQAMIFAMQVGLAGVLRARGVVPAAVIGHSVGEIAAAVTAGVLDLAEGARLSCRRSKLLAREAGLGAMAMVGLPFAEVEKRLADRAGLVAAIQSSPVSTVVSGEPAVLDAVAEQWRAEGITVRRVASDVAFHSPRMDPLAAELSNAVSCLRPKQPQIPMYSTTLPGVPGCDAAYWAANLRNPVRLADAVTAAAGDGHRLFLEVSPHPVVTHSISETLSELGLADVFVDGTLRREESERQRLLSALGALYCHGVEIDWAGLYPAGTLVDIPANPWRHRSLWWRPKLGGDPAPRHDPASRTLLGGESTIAGSPLRVWQSTLDDNSRPYPGSHSINGVEIVPAAVFVTSFFEAVGSLALRGITMTSPLMTAERRHVQVIRDGDSVRLASRGAEAEWVTHAEASVAAPPRDLTGGPVVSAELDSVVTSLVHDRLSAVGVPSTGFDWTVVDLRRGHGELRGKVVFPAGSTTWAPLLDAVMTLAPVTYPGDPVLRMVVAADELAVLGEPPASAVIDIAVRAGRPDVVDVKATGPDGTVLARVDGLRYAVIGAVADDRPQVHELAWRPVTLVAAPSSDRPLIVVGAWDTVADQVVALARTRGRDARLLTDATQLADFDGSDILLVLPEAVTWKAAEAQLESLSGLAAGDSARLWCLTNGTGRSPAGAAVAGFARTISAGVIEVDGRAEPATAELVLDLIGSDSGEGRVAVRDGRPLAARLTGLSGPPGQPSTRCRPGSTYLVAGGPTPLGLAAAERLAGLGARRILFTVPEPFPSRGEWETSVDDQVAGVLALEARGITVRVVVAVSDATALADPDRLGLPAIRGVVCLPDALPLWSVHELFPLGSLDFLVFFSSGEQALGLPGSPDSALADALAAHRSGRGEHTLNVGLVPGKEISPADAVSAWDAADRRGLASCLVLRSGVLDCSLPILGAEPDEPEAHEEQPSVLDPLVLLEKLTEEVRAQIAKEMRLEPADLTVSRPLTEQGLDSILTAMVQRRLEKRFECKLPVTLLWRTPTVVAIAEHLADLLSTSSGR from the coding sequence ATGAGCGTGCGGGTAGACAGCAAGCCGGAGCCGGTCGCCGTGGTCGGGATCGGGTGCCGGTTGCCGGGAGACACCACTACTCCTGACGCTTTCTGGGATTTGCTGCGCCGGGGTGTGAACACCACATCGGATATTCCTGATGACCGCTGGGAACCCTATGCGGAATTGGGTGCCGAGGCGGCTTCGGTATTGCGGGACACCGTGCGGCGGGGCAGTTTTCTGCGTGACATGGATGGATTCGACGCGGACTTCTTCGGGTTGTCGCCGCGTGAGGCCGAGCTGATGGATCCGCAGCAGCGGATACTGCTCGAGGTCGCCTGGGAAGCGCTGGAACACGCCGGTGTTCCGCCGCGTTCGCTGGCGGGCAGCGAAACCGGTGTGTTCGTCGGCTCCTGCACCGACGACTATCGCCGTCAGCTGCTCGAAGACGTGGCACACATGGATGCTTGGAGCGGGATCGGGGCGGCCCGGTGCGGGGTGGCCAACCGCATCTCGCACGTGCTCGATCTGCGCGGACCCAGTCTTGCCGTCGACACCGCGTGCTCGGCGTCGCTGGTGGCGCTGCATCTGGCGTGCCAGAGTCTGCGCTCGGCGGAAACCGGGCTGGCGCTCGTGGCCGGGGTGAATCTGCTCATCTCGCCGGGGGAGACCGTCACGCTGAACCTCGCGGGCGCGCTTGCCGCCGACGGGCGTTCGAAGGCGTTCGACGCGACCGCCGACGGCTACGGGCGCGGCGAAGGCTGTGGCGTGCTCGTGCTCAAGCTGCTGGCGGACGCTCAGCGGGACGGGGATCGGGTGCTGGCGGTCGTCCGGGGCAGCGCGGTGAGCCAGGACGGGCACACCAACGGGATCATGGCGCCGAACGGTGACGCGCAGCGGCAGGTGATGGAAAGCGCCTGCCGACACGCCGGTGTCGACCCGCGGACCGTCGGGTTCGTCGAGGCGCACGGGACCGGGACGCTGGTGGGGGATCCGTTGGAGGCGGCCGCGTTGAGCGCCGTGTACGGCGCGGACCGTGCCGACGACGGGTGCTACATCGGCTCGGTGAAGACCAACATCGGGCATCTGGAAGGCGCCGCGGGTGTGGTCAGCGTGATCAAGGCCGTGCTCGCGCTCTGGCACGCGGAGATACCCGCGAGTCTGCTGGTCTCCGAGCCGAACCCGGCGATTCCCTGGCAGGACAACGGTCTTCGGATCGCGACGGAGCACGTGGCGTGGCCCGCGGACGGGCGGCCGCGCCGGGCGAGCGTGTCCGGGTTCGGCTACGGCGGCACCATCGGGCACATCGTGCTCGAACAGGCGCCTGCGCGGCCGCCGGCGCGGCCGGACGGGCCGCCGCGCGATCGGCTGTTCACCGTGTCCGCCGCGTCCGAGGAGGCGTTGCGCCGCCGGGCCCGCGAACTCGCCGACTGGCTGACCCGGACCGGGGAGATCTCGCTCGACTCGCTGGGGCACAGCTTGGCCGTCCGGCGATCCCATCTCGGGTACCGCGCGGCGATCGTGGCTTCGGACGCGGCCGAGCTGAGCGAGAAGCTGCGCGCCTTCGCCGAAGACGAGGACGAGGACGCCGTGGCGACACCGGTCGATGGCGGGCTGGTGCTGGTGTTCTCGGGACATGGTTCGCAGTGGATCGGGATGGGCCGGGGGCTGCTGGCCACCGAGCCCGCGTTCGCCGCCGTGCTCGACGAGCTGGTGCCGGTGTTCACCGAGGAGCTGGGCCGCACACCACGGCAGGTGCTGCTGGACGGCGATCTCGACGACGTGGTGCTGATCCAGGCGATGATCTTCGCGATGCAGGTCGGGCTGGCCGGGGTGCTGCGCGCGCGAGGTGTCGTCCCGGCCGCGGTGATCGGGCATTCGGTGGGCGAGATCGCCGCCGCGGTGACCGCGGGCGTGCTCGACCTGGCCGAGGGCGCCCGGCTGAGCTGCCGCCGGTCGAAACTGCTGGCTCGGGAAGCCGGACTGGGCGCGATGGCCATGGTCGGTCTGCCCTTCGCCGAGGTCGAGAAGCGGCTCGCCGACAGGGCTGGGCTGGTCGCGGCCATCCAGTCCTCACCAGTGTCCACTGTGGTCTCCGGTGAACCCGCTGTGCTCGACGCCGTGGCGGAACAGTGGCGAGCGGAGGGGATCACGGTCCGCCGGGTGGCGTCCGATGTGGCGTTCCACAGCCCGCGGATGGACCCATTGGCGGCCGAGCTGTCGAACGCAGTGTCCTGCTTGCGTCCCAAACAGCCGCAAATTCCGATGTACAGCACCACTTTGCCCGGCGTACCAGGCTGCGACGCCGCGTATTGGGCGGCCAACCTGCGGAACCCGGTGCGCTTGGCCGACGCGGTGACCGCGGCTGCGGGCGACGGGCACCGGCTCTTCCTGGAGGTCTCGCCGCACCCGGTGGTGACCCATTCGATCAGCGAAACGCTGTCCGAACTCGGGCTCGCGGACGTGTTCGTCGATGGCACGTTGCGGCGCGAGGAGTCCGAGCGGCAGCGGCTGCTTTCCGCGCTGGGCGCGCTCTATTGCCATGGTGTCGAGATCGACTGGGCCGGTCTGTACCCGGCGGGCACGCTGGTCGACATCCCGGCGAACCCGTGGCGCCACCGGTCCTTGTGGTGGCGGCCGAAGCTCGGCGGTGACCCGGCGCCCCGGCACGACCCCGCCAGTCGGACTCTGCTCGGCGGCGAGAGCACCATCGCGGGCAGCCCGCTCCGGGTGTGGCAGAGCACGCTCGACGACAACAGCCGTCCCTATCCGGGAAGCCACAGCATCAACGGGGTGGAGATCGTGCCCGCCGCGGTGTTCGTCACCTCGTTCTTCGAGGCCGTTGGCTCTCTCGCACTGCGCGGGATCACCATGACCAGCCCGCTGATGACCGCCGAACGCAGGCACGTCCAGGTGATCCGCGACGGTGACTCGGTCCGGCTGGCCTCACGCGGTGCCGAAGCGGAGTGGGTGACGCATGCCGAGGCGTCCGTCGCGGCGCCGCCGAGGGACTTGACCGGCGGGCCCGTCGTGTCCGCCGAGCTGGACAGTGTCGTCACCTCGCTGGTGCACGACCGGCTCAGCGCGGTCGGCGTGCCGTCGACCGGGTTCGACTGGACGGTCGTCGACCTGCGCCGCGGCCACGGCGAGCTGCGTGGCAAGGTCGTCTTCCCGGCGGGTTCGACCACTTGGGCGCCGCTGCTGGACGCCGTGATGACGCTCGCGCCGGTCACCTACCCGGGTGACCCGGTGCTGCGGATGGTCGTGGCCGCGGACGAGCTCGCGGTGCTGGGCGAGCCGCCCGCGTCCGCGGTGATCGACATCGCCGTGCGCGCCGGCCGCCCGGACGTCGTGGACGTCAAGGCCACCGGGCCCGACGGCACGGTGCTGGCCAGGGTCGACGGCCTGCGGTACGCGGTCATCGGCGCCGTCGCCGACGATCGGCCGCAGGTGCACGAACTCGCCTGGCGGCCCGTGACGCTCGTGGCGGCCCCGAGTTCGGACCGGCCGCTGATCGTCGTCGGCGCGTGGGACACGGTGGCGGACCAGGTGGTCGCGCTGGCGCGAACGCGGGGGCGCGACGCCCGGCTGCTCACCGATGCCACCCAGCTCGCGGACTTCGACGGCTCCGACATCCTGCTGGTGCTTCCGGAAGCGGTGACCTGGAAGGCCGCCGAGGCGCAGCTCGAGTCGCTCAGCGGTTTGGCCGCGGGCGATTCGGCCAGGCTGTGGTGCCTCACGAACGGCACCGGCAGGTCACCGGCCGGTGCGGCGGTCGCCGGGTTCGCCAGGACGATCTCGGCCGGGGTGATCGAGGTGGACGGTCGCGCCGAGCCGGCTACCGCGGAACTCGTGCTCGACCTCATCGGCTCGGATTCCGGGGAAGGCCGGGTCGCCGTGCGCGACGGCCGTCCCCTCGCGGCCAGGCTGACCGGGCTGTCGGGGCCGCCCGGTCAGCCGTCCACGCGGTGCCGTCCCGGTAGCACGTATCTGGTCGCGGGCGGGCCGACCCCGCTCGGCCTGGCGGCGGCCGAGCGGTTGGCCGGACTCGGCGCGAGGCGGATCCTGTTCACCGTGCCGGAACCGTTCCCGTCGCGTGGCGAATGGGAAACCAGCGTTGACGACCAGGTCGCCGGCGTGCTGGCGTTGGAGGCTCGTGGCATCACCGTGCGCGTGGTGGTCGCCGTCTCCGACGCCACCGCGCTCGCGGACCCTGATCGGCTCGGCCTGCCTGCCATCCGCGGTGTCGTCTGCCTGCCCGACGCACTGCCACTGTGGTCGGTGCACGAGCTGTTTCCCTTGGGATCGTTGGACTTCCTCGTCTTCTTCAGCTCGGGGGAGCAGGCACTCGGGCTGCCGGGATCACCCGACTCCGCCTTGGCGGACGCGCTCGCGGCGCATCGCTCGGGCCGAGGCGAGCACACGCTGAACGTGGGACTGGTGCCAGGCAAGGAAATCAGTCCCGCCGACGCGGTTTCGGCATGGGACGCCGCCGATCGACGAGGCCTCGCCTCTTGCTTGGTCTTGCGGAGCGGCGTACTCGACTGCAGCCTGCCGATTCTCGGCGCGGAGCCGGACGAGCCGGAAGCCCACGAGGAGCAGCCTTCCGTACTCGATCCGTTGGTGTTGCTGGAAAAGCTCACCGAGGAAGTCCGGGCGCAGATCGCGAAGGAGATGCGGCTCGAACCCGCTGATCTCACCGTCTCCCGGCCGCTGACGGAGCAGGGCCTGGACTCCATCCTGACCGCCATGGTGCAACGGCGGCTGGAAAAACGGTTCGAGTGCAAGCTTCCGGTCACTTTGCTGTGGCGGACCCCGACCGTGGTCGCGATCGCGGAGCATCTCGCGGACCTGCTGTCCACGAGTTCGGGGCGCTGA
- a CDS encoding NB-ARC domain-containing protein — translation MGTERFGELLRFYRLRSSITQEELAERTGLSSRAISYMEGGRVRTPHRRTVELLAEGLELAGDEAKLFGDAARAGQRAVAEQATGEPPDSGVTCVLPPVLVELTGRDAELAALAEYADKCVASAKSQIAVIHGLPGAGKTALAIEAAHHLKARFEHGCFFLDLRGMDADPLTPEQAMRRVLHVLGVEARTVPTNPDDLRALYVSLLRDRTMLLVFDNATDEAQVRPLLAGTHGSLVLVTSRNTLVGIDVRHRIALDRLDDENAIELLGLVVGEHRVAAEPEAANRLAALCGGVPLALMIAGNRLASRARWTIEHLVGRLEDERSRLSVLSAGDLQVRAAFEISYHQLEPDAARMFRRLALISGSAISVDLATVASGLPAGTAEMALEKLADASLLGADGAFGRYTCHDLLRVFARERLELAEDAEEIEAARLRLRHWLLETATKAAGYFSHDDREMAGTARETGPAHDRRSAAEWLELEQGNWRSALRDAAAEHEHRRVLDLAAAMHWYSDLRGDGELWREVFGAGVEAARALGDRRAEADQCNYLSWALYILCGQPDKALEAHRGALAAAQEVGDPTLEAWTWYYGSAIISKLSEPAEGVRWNRRAVALFEQAGYPEGQYLAMSFLGKQLHGIGGFDEAVALHRRCVAWYRSNPSTPANDEVLSMVLTRLAESLAAVGDIPSALVHFDEAEALFREHGATQGVARVQSERGKALVKAHRLDEAAVQLRSALRLLDGHRLADGRIEILVQLAEICDQRDEPEQARTHRRQALAECARCDTPAARAAAGRLATELGVPDVGSVGFLAK, via the coding sequence TTGGGCACGGAGAGGTTCGGCGAGCTCCTGCGGTTTTACCGGCTGCGGTCTTCGATCACCCAGGAGGAACTGGCCGAGCGGACCGGTCTCAGCTCGCGGGCCATCAGCTACATGGAAGGCGGGCGCGTGCGCACGCCGCACCGCCGGACCGTGGAACTGCTCGCCGAAGGGCTCGAGCTGGCGGGCGACGAAGCGAAGCTGTTCGGCGACGCCGCGCGAGCCGGACAGCGTGCGGTGGCCGAGCAGGCGACGGGTGAGCCGCCCGACTCCGGTGTGACCTGCGTGTTGCCACCCGTCTTGGTGGAACTCACCGGCCGTGACGCCGAGCTGGCCGCGCTGGCCGAGTACGCGGACAAGTGCGTCGCCTCGGCCAAATCGCAGATCGCGGTCATCCATGGTCTGCCGGGCGCGGGCAAGACCGCGCTGGCCATCGAAGCCGCGCATCACCTCAAAGCGCGGTTCGAGCACGGGTGTTTCTTTCTGGACCTGCGTGGCATGGATGCCGATCCGCTGACCCCCGAGCAGGCGATGCGGCGGGTGCTGCACGTGCTGGGCGTGGAGGCGCGCACGGTCCCGACCAATCCCGACGATCTGCGGGCGCTCTACGTTTCGCTGCTGCGCGACCGCACGATGCTGCTCGTCTTCGACAACGCCACCGACGAGGCGCAGGTGCGGCCGCTGCTGGCGGGCACCCACGGCTCGCTGGTGCTGGTGACCAGCCGCAACACCCTGGTCGGCATCGACGTCCGGCACCGGATCGCGCTGGATCGGCTCGACGACGAGAACGCGATCGAGCTACTGGGGCTGGTCGTGGGCGAACACCGCGTCGCCGCCGAGCCGGAGGCGGCGAACCGGCTCGCCGCGCTGTGCGGCGGGGTGCCGCTCGCGCTCATGATCGCGGGCAACCGGCTGGCGAGCCGCGCGCGGTGGACGATCGAGCATCTCGTCGGCCGCCTCGAAGACGAGCGGAGCCGGTTGTCCGTGCTCAGCGCAGGCGATCTCCAGGTCCGTGCCGCCTTCGAGATCTCGTACCACCAGCTCGAACCGGACGCCGCGCGCATGTTCCGGCGGCTCGCGCTGATCTCCGGGTCCGCCATCTCCGTCGACCTGGCCACGGTCGCCTCCGGGCTGCCGGCGGGAACGGCCGAAATGGCGCTGGAGAAGCTCGCGGACGCCAGCCTGCTCGGGGCCGATGGCGCCTTCGGCCGCTACACCTGCCACGACCTGCTGCGCGTCTTCGCTCGCGAACGCCTGGAACTCGCCGAAGACGCCGAGGAAATCGAGGCGGCCCGGCTGCGGCTGCGGCACTGGCTGCTGGAAACCGCCACCAAAGCGGCTGGCTATTTCAGCCACGACGACCGGGAAATGGCAGGCACCGCTCGTGAGACCGGCCCGGCGCACGACCGCCGGTCCGCGGCCGAGTGGCTGGAACTGGAGCAGGGCAACTGGCGTTCCGCACTGCGCGACGCCGCCGCGGAGCACGAGCACCGGCGGGTGCTGGACCTCGCGGCCGCCATGCACTGGTACTCCGACCTGCGCGGCGACGGTGAGCTCTGGCGCGAGGTGTTCGGGGCAGGCGTCGAAGCGGCGCGGGCGCTGGGGGACCGGCGTGCCGAAGCCGACCAGTGCAACTACCTGTCCTGGGCGCTGTACATCCTCTGCGGGCAGCCGGACAAGGCGCTGGAAGCCCATCGCGGCGCGCTCGCGGCCGCGCAGGAGGTCGGCGACCCCACGCTGGAGGCGTGGACCTGGTACTACGGCTCCGCCATCATTTCGAAGCTGAGCGAGCCGGCGGAAGGCGTGCGCTGGAACCGGCGCGCGGTGGCGCTGTTCGAGCAGGCGGGGTACCCGGAAGGCCAGTATCTGGCCATGTCGTTCCTGGGCAAGCAGCTGCACGGGATCGGCGGATTCGACGAGGCCGTCGCGCTGCATCGCCGGTGCGTGGCCTGGTACCGAAGCAATCCCAGCACGCCCGCCAACGACGAGGTGCTGTCCATGGTGCTCACGCGGCTCGCCGAAAGCCTCGCCGCGGTGGGCGACATCCCGTCGGCGCTGGTGCACTTCGACGAGGCCGAGGCGCTGTTCCGCGAGCACGGCGCCACCCAGGGCGTCGCCAGGGTGCAGTCCGAGCGGGGCAAGGCGCTGGTCAAGGCGCACCGGCTCGACGAGGCGGCCGTGCAGCTGCGGTCGGCGTTGCGGCTGCTCGACGGCCACCGCCTGGCGGACGGGCGGATCGAGATACTGGTGCAGCTGGCCGAGATCTGCGACCAGCGCGACGAGCCTGAGCAGGCCCGTACGCATCGGCGGCAGGCGTTGGCGGAATGCGCGCGGTGCGACACACCCGCCGCCAGGGCGGCCGCGGGCAGGCTCGCGACCGAGCTAGGTGTCCCCGATGTCGGATCTGTCGGTTTTCTGGCGAAATAA
- a CDS encoding NB-ARC domain-containing protein: protein MADAISDGASATFGELLKGYRVRAGVTQQELAEQAGISVRAISDMERGTVKSPQRGTIELLAPPLALAEDELTSLQKSAKRARAPMTVAAPLEFSAFGTLPADIDDLTGRKCDLGMLRALAVEPKNPRRSGRFAVLSGPPGTGKTSLAVRAAHDFADRFPDGQLFLKLRGLAPEAHDPADVLHQMLRSLGVDTQRIPSDLENRVSMGRLLLEDRAVFIVLDDAADEAQVRPLLVGGPRCLTLVTSRQMLVGIEGAQRLSLDVLGHEDALALLAAIVGEERVAGEREAASELVELCGRLPLALRIAGNRLASRPMWPLTHLVGLLRDQGRRLTALTAGDLDVRSVFELSYRQLSPNAGMVFRRLSLVPSAEFSAGAVMALIDAPDEDDAAILLEELADASLLQTCTQNGRYQFHDLLRVFATERLSQDEAPETMAVAESRLVRWLVRTAAAAAAYFQPTDEYTPQPRATPWFADHAGAGRWLAEESPNWLAAAEKRAESGAHQEVLDLARAMHWYAELGGTVDIGELLELAVRSAIAVGSKLDEALHRNYLSRMRSAWQGDRSCAAVELAEQACAAAQAAGDLRVQGWALTYLAVARRDADGPDAFLEPVAEAVRLFEKADYPLGVHLVKFMRAEHAYENGGFEDAAAEFDVCVRYFRQLNGGRRNPPDDINFANLLLHSAQNLAALKAFDEALGRCDEALELFGRHGVTMGKARTLQAIGGFLRQRGELAKAHDRLAEAHALFERAGLPQSQVETLSDMAVLSDELGDPVSARGERERALSLCGRLDSAEAVKLREKLTVR, encoded by the coding sequence ATGGCGGACGCGATCTCGGACGGGGCTTCTGCGACCTTCGGGGAGCTTCTCAAGGGGTACCGCGTTCGTGCCGGTGTGACGCAACAAGAGCTTGCCGAGCAGGCAGGCATCAGCGTGCGGGCGATCAGCGACATGGAGCGGGGGACCGTCAAGTCTCCGCAGCGCGGGACGATCGAACTGCTGGCTCCGCCGCTGGCGCTGGCCGAGGACGAACTCACCTCGCTGCAAAAGTCCGCGAAGCGGGCTCGGGCGCCGATGACCGTCGCCGCGCCGCTGGAATTCTCCGCGTTCGGCACGTTGCCTGCCGACATCGACGATCTCACCGGCCGGAAGTGCGATCTCGGCATGCTGCGCGCACTCGCCGTCGAACCGAAGAACCCCCGGCGGTCGGGGCGTTTCGCGGTGCTGAGCGGGCCTCCTGGCACCGGCAAGACGAGTCTCGCGGTGCGGGCGGCGCACGACTTCGCCGACCGGTTTCCCGACGGCCAGCTGTTCTTGAAACTGCGCGGGCTGGCGCCCGAGGCGCACGACCCGGCGGACGTGCTGCACCAGATGCTGCGGTCACTGGGTGTCGATACCCAGCGCATCCCGTCGGACCTGGAAAACCGGGTGAGCATGGGCAGGCTGCTGCTGGAGGACAGGGCGGTCTTCATCGTGCTCGACGACGCGGCCGACGAGGCGCAGGTGCGGCCGCTGCTGGTCGGCGGGCCGCGCTGCCTCACCTTGGTGACGAGCCGTCAGATGCTGGTGGGAATCGAAGGGGCGCAACGGCTCAGCCTCGACGTGCTCGGCCACGAAGACGCGCTCGCCCTGCTGGCGGCCATCGTCGGCGAGGAACGCGTCGCGGGCGAACGCGAAGCCGCGAGCGAACTCGTCGAGCTGTGCGGGCGGCTGCCGCTGGCGCTGCGTATCGCGGGTAACCGGCTCGCGAGCAGGCCCATGTGGCCGCTGACCCATCTCGTCGGCCTGCTCCGCGACCAAGGCAGGCGTCTGACGGCGCTCACCGCAGGCGATCTCGACGTCCGCAGCGTGTTCGAGCTGTCGTATCGCCAGCTCAGCCCGAACGCCGGCATGGTCTTTCGCAGGCTTTCCCTGGTGCCGTCCGCTGAATTCTCGGCGGGCGCGGTGATGGCGCTGATCGACGCGCCGGACGAGGACGACGCGGCGATCCTGCTGGAAGAACTCGCCGACGCCAGTTTGCTGCAGACGTGCACGCAGAACGGCCGATACCAGTTCCACGACCTGCTCAGGGTGTTCGCGACGGAACGGCTGAGCCAGGACGAGGCTCCCGAAACCATGGCGGTGGCGGAAAGTCGCCTTGTCAGGTGGCTGGTCAGGACGGCGGCCGCCGCGGCCGCCTACTTCCAGCCGACGGACGAGTACACCCCGCAGCCTCGGGCGACGCCGTGGTTCGCCGACCACGCCGGCGCCGGGCGATGGCTCGCGGAGGAGTCACCGAACTGGCTGGCCGCGGCGGAGAAGCGTGCCGAATCCGGCGCGCACCAAGAGGTTCTCGACCTGGCCAGGGCCATGCACTGGTACGCGGAGCTCGGCGGCACGGTGGACATCGGCGAGCTGCTCGAACTCGCGGTGCGCTCGGCGATCGCGGTCGGCAGCAAGCTCGACGAAGCATTGCACCGCAATTACCTGAGCCGGATGCGCAGCGCCTGGCAGGGTGACCGGTCGTGCGCTGCCGTCGAGCTGGCGGAGCAGGCCTGCGCGGCCGCGCAGGCGGCGGGCGATCTGCGCGTTCAAGGCTGGGCGCTGACCTACCTCGCGGTGGCGCGTCGCGATGCCGATGGCCCGGACGCTTTTCTGGAGCCGGTCGCCGAAGCGGTGCGGCTGTTCGAGAAGGCGGACTATCCGCTCGGCGTCCACCTGGTGAAATTCATGCGCGCGGAGCACGCGTACGAGAACGGTGGATTCGAAGACGCCGCCGCCGAGTTCGATGTCTGTGTCCGGTACTTCAGGCAGCTGAACGGGGGCAGGCGCAACCCGCCGGACGACATCAATTTCGCGAACCTGCTGCTGCACTCGGCGCAGAATCTGGCCGCTCTCAAGGCATTCGACGAGGCGCTCGGTCGCTGTGACGAAGCACTGGAGCTGTTCGGTCGCCACGGCGTGACCATGGGCAAGGCTCGCACGTTGCAGGCGATCGGCGGGTTTCTGCGCCAGCGCGGAGAGCTCGCGAAGGCGCACGACAGGCTGGCCGAGGCGCACGCGCTGTTCGAACGTGCCGGACTGCCTCAGTCCCAAGTGGAAACCCTGTCCGACATGGCCGTTTTATCCGACGAGTTGGGCGACCCGGTATCGGCGCGCGGTGAACGGGAACGCGCATTGTCGCTCTGCGGCAGGCTGGACTCCGCCGAAGCGGTGAAACTGCGGGAAAAGCTGACGGTCAGATAA
- a CDS encoding YcaO-like family protein has translation MVNLAPAETTATASAAVELRARLSPVAGMFGPVSRPVRLPVPEGIPELPIASSASGDLRWVLPEVAAFGQRTGRPTSGLDGAGGGFDGDLAEWVAVAEALERYCSTVYSRDQLIVATADELGDEALDLYTLPELSDQELADERQRIGIPRKDRARSWVRGVRLADARPVWIPAELVWLCFDEPGAERLATANSTGCAVHSDPWQALLNGLLEVIERDAISIAWRQRLPLPEIEVDDASPELRELLARFDANPGVSMRLFDATLDLGVPTVYAVYQEHLSPRLRHVLGCGINPSADKAAANAVREAISCRLALEHQGPAPTDPGTFGAVFDGALYMGLPENAEGFDFLVGPGRTGGTTALSKIRSAIPESSPKRYLTELLAKMRKSALDVFAVDIGCDESREVGLTAIKAIVPGLQPLSFTHSAQFLATPRLYAAPAACGYPVRSLEDLNPWPQPFA, from the coding sequence ATGGTGAACCTTGCACCGGCCGAGACCACGGCCACGGCATCCGCGGCGGTCGAACTGCGTGCGCGGCTGTCGCCGGTGGCCGGCATGTTCGGCCCTGTCTCGCGGCCCGTCAGATTGCCGGTACCGGAAGGAATTCCGGAGCTGCCGATCGCCAGCTCTGCCTCCGGTGACCTGCGCTGGGTGCTGCCGGAGGTGGCCGCGTTCGGGCAGCGGACCGGCAGGCCGACCAGCGGCCTCGACGGCGCTGGCGGCGGCTTCGACGGCGATCTCGCCGAGTGGGTCGCCGTGGCCGAGGCGCTGGAACGGTACTGCTCGACCGTGTACAGCCGGGATCAGCTGATCGTCGCGACCGCCGACGAGCTGGGTGACGAAGCGCTCGACCTCTATACCCTGCCCGAGCTTTCGGATCAGGAGCTGGCCGACGAGCGGCAGCGGATCGGCATCCCCCGCAAGGACCGGGCCCGCTCGTGGGTGCGCGGCGTGCGGCTGGCCGACGCGCGGCCGGTGTGGATTCCGGCCGAGCTGGTGTGGCTCTGCTTCGACGAACCAGGTGCCGAACGGCTCGCCACGGCCAACAGCACCGGCTGCGCCGTCCACTCCGACCCGTGGCAGGCGCTGCTCAACGGGCTGCTCGAGGTCATCGAGCGCGACGCCATCTCGATCGCCTGGCGGCAGCGGTTGCCGTTGCCCGAGATCGAGGTCGACGACGCCTCGCCCGAACTCCGGGAACTGCTGGCGCGATTCGACGCCAATCCCGGCGTCTCGATGCGGCTGTTCGACGCGACACTCGATCTCGGTGTTCCGACCGTTTACGCCGTCTATCAGGAGCACCTTTCCCCGCGGCTGCGGCATGTGCTCGGCTGCGGAATCAACCCGTCGGCGGACAAGGCCGCGGCCAACGCGGTTCGCGAAGCCATCAGCTGCAGGCTCGCGCTCGAACACCAAGGCCCCGCGCCCACCGACCCCGGCACTTTCGGCGCCGTCTTCGACGGTGCGCTGTACATGGGCTTACCCGAAAACGCCGAGGGATTCGACTTTCTCGTCGGCCCCGGCCGAACGGGTGGCACCACCGCGTTGTCGAAAATCCGTTCGGCCATTCCGGAAAGCTCCCCGAAGCGGTACCTGACCGAATTGCTCGCCAAGATGCGCAAGTCCGCTTTGGACGTCTTCGCCGTCGACATCGGCTGCGACGAGTCCCGCGAAGTCGGCCTGACCGCGATCAAGGCCATCGTGCCTGGCCTGCAGCCGCTTTCGTTCACCCATAGTGCCCAGTTCCTTGCCACTCCACGTCTTTACGCGGCGCCCGCGGCGTGCGGATATCCGGTCCGCTCGCTCGAAGACCTCAATCCCTGGCCGCAGCCCTTCGCCTGA